DNA sequence from the Thunnus maccoyii chromosome 7, fThuMac1.1, whole genome shotgun sequence genome:
ATTGTATATAAGAGTTTACAGATTACAGTGTACTtgtgtatttaagtttattcaTGTATATTCTTAGACAAGTTTATgtatttcagtttataatgaagaggattgtgttttctggtttcttggttttctgctgttttgggtttttcttgtgtctgttctgctttttcctccacacctgccctgcatcatcctcgttagccctgctctTCTCCCAGTGTTCTCCACAGCCTATCAGCTTCTTTcttgttctcctgtttcatctcctcattcCCTTCACTTGAGTTTCTCtgcccatctccccacctgcatcTCATCTCCTCATAAGTTCAGTTAGTATCTCAgtcctgtgtttcagttcagttggatcatttgttttgcaTCCCAGATGTTCCACATCTGCATGTATGCAGATTAATGAGTATGTACAGATTTTTGTCAGGACATGAATATCTaaattttttttgcactttgacACAATGTGGTTACAACAAATGTTCGGTTGAAATGCAGTGAATGTTTCCTCTTTATTATCGGCTCTTAGCCTTGCAGGTTAGCCAGAGGTTTAGTGTGTAAATATTGGCATAGTAGTTGTAaagtatctgtctgtctgcaggttcTAGATCACTTTCTAGTAGTTCCTGGTATATTTGCTCAATTTCAGCCTGGCCATGATTCAactctgtttatgttttcaagagatatttttgttttaaatgaataatgagGTAAAGAGAAATCCCTTCTTTATGGAGACTGATTATCTCTATCATGCTTTTCTGCAGGGGAGTGTCcttgtgtgaaaaaaaatcatccatttGTAGCAGACTGCAGCTCACCACTTCAGATAACATTCATCTGGATGTCTTTCCAGAGCCTCCTCTACCAAATCAATAGCCTCATCCATAGATACATACATTCTGTACAGCGTTAGTAATGGTTTTATGCTGCTTACAGGCTTTCCTAAAACCCTTTTGACCAACTCACATGCTTAATCTtcaatttttctttctctctttacccATTCCTCAATGTACAGATGTCACTCATTTCATTTGTCTGCTTTACCAGGGCATTACTACGGTGCTGCTGCGGCAGTGAAAGAGAGGGCTGCAccggatagatagatagatagatagtagaTGCTAGGTGGCAGCAGAGTGCTTGAATCTTGCTGACAGTGTTTCATAATAATACCCCCTCCAACTACAATGtagttgcaatggcagagtggcgctgtcccTATTTCCACCTATAATTCCACTGGAAGTACAACAACTGCAGAAGAAACTGACGGACAGCCATGACAGAGCTGGATGGGGTGCCACCGCTCAGCCATGCAACCGATTATTTCCCAGTTGTCACTCAtggtattgcagtgaaaaatccccttttggcccaaaaagcattttcccgATAGACCCCCactttaaaagagaaaagagatttGTAAAACTGATAACAGGACACCtggaactgcaaacaaggtcaattatgactctttctattagGATATTTTTATGGTGTTAAAACGGTATCATAACTATTTACAGACACATGTCAAGTTACATGACTCTTAAAACACGATGCACAAACAAATGCAGAGTGATTTGTATCTGCAACTTAtcatttgaataaatgtaaactGACTTGAAAATATGCGTCAACAGTCATAAATAAATACCCCTATAATATCATTTGTATAAATACATTGTCATATTTGTACTCAAACATCCCCACTGCAGTAACCAAGCGGAGatgagcctcctgaatttgcacccaaaattCTGTCAAAActtcatttacaatttccactgcagcctcctTGATCACTGaccaggaaagaggcagaaaaaaggtaCATAgaggtgtatatatatatatatattcttagTAAACCTTAAGAAATGCAACATTTTGCATCGACGATTGACTTTTGCCTGTGTACACCACATGCCCATGGTGTGTCAGTGGCTCACTGATGAGTTTGTCATATCAACAGAGGTCTACGGTacagaggaatgagatatatcagTATATCAGTAGGAGGAGGTCATTGTTGGTTctgctctgcacatgagatttgttgacaataagaaaaatatagaaaattgccagataTATCCTTTAAACTTTCAAGAATCTTCCTCTGCTTTATGCATGTAACTACAGTGAttgtgtattgtattgtgttgctCTAATGTGCTAATGTGCTGCTTTCACTACACAGCCTGTATATACGTTGTGTTAATAAAACTCTCCACGAGATTCCAAAACTGTCAGTACATGATGACAGGAAGATttaatcttaaaatgtttttgttctttgttaGTTTATCCTCTACAGACTTATTGTTCAGGAGAGAAGGCAGTAATTATCTGCACAGTCATAGTTGTTGTTTAACACACAGTTTCTTACAGTACACAAGTTTTCCCTGGAATGTGATTTTGAACCTGCAATGAGACACAGTGCAGATTGATCAGGTCACAGTTGATCcaaaataatttcagaaaaacTACAAGTCACTAATTaattatttggtttatttggaATTAAAATTCCAAATAAAACTCTCTTATGAAACATAGTACACACTCAGTATTAACCGGGTTCTTGGGAACTCATTTTACTGGCTTGTGTCAAGTTCGTCATACTTTTGCATAAGTTCAGACTTTGATGTTGACATAATGGAAGTCGATGTGGATTGGATGAACAAAGCTGTCTGGTTATCAGCTGGAGACATGGCATCAAAGACCTTAATGACTACTCCTGATGATTTCAATACTGCAGTAAAATGAACCGAAACTGATACCCTCCTGAAAGAAGGTAATCAACCTTTATGACTTCATTGTCTAATTTGGAAAATTAATGATGAGAAGTCTAtaaaatttgtatttaatgGGGTCAACATGGAAAACCAGTGGGTTTTAGCAGCAGCGTATACTCTGACCCTGTACCTGCTGAACGTCTGGATACCTTTAACTATTTGCATTAATTAATATGGCAaacaggagggagagaaaggacaTCCTTTTCTGGTtgtttattcatatatatatatatatatatatatatatatatatatgacattgtgggtgtacgtgatgtgctgttgtgtgtagctttgtgttttgtatagtgtgttctgtgtgttctctactttgcactgtttgttgttgtgctgttgtatgttttgattgtgggggactgcagatgtaaattagctttgagttaactctggtgcagtgcatcttttatgttaaaaactgtacactgtcccaataaataaatacaatcaatcTTCCTCCAAATTTCTCTGCATATGAGAGCTATCCCCTAAAAAAACTATAACATCTATCCTAGTTGTCCTACAGtttctgtctcttatttttttACTCCATCTTCATTTAAAGCACAACAGCATATAGagtcagaatcatctttattggccgAGTATGTTTaaacatacaaggaatttgaccccagtttagtggctctcagtATACTTACACCCAACACAATGTTCTTCAGAAAGATACACAATGAATGTGTATGTACAGGTGAAAAAGGTTTCTATGATGTCAGCTAATGCTGTAATAGTTTAGTATATTAAAATCTGTCCAAAAAGTCAGACTTTTAGTTGACAGAAAGACAACTAAAGTTCGATAAAAATTATAAACCCATCCTTCTGTGACATAtatcacatttattttgctgtaatattttaattagtAAATGCGACTCTAATAAAGCTTTTCtgatatatacaaataaaatgtttcctgaTTTATCTCTGCTTTTATCGaagtctgtgatgttttgtgaTGCTTGTTGCAGGATgatgtttcttattttcaggagagtgtcatggttctgtcccagtctggctctgtgtccctccaccagtccaccagatgccctcagactttttccctgtttgttgaactggaTTGAGTGGCAGAGAGTTCATTCCAGTtcatctttatttacatttaggGCATTTATCAAATGTTCTTATCCAGAGACTGACAGATGTTTGTTCAATTCATCCTCAACACATTATGAAGAAGGAGTTTGTTTGGCATTTGTTTCTGtagatttgaataatttgcATTTACAGCCTCTGTGTGCCATGTGAGCAGAACTGCATCATCATGAAACTGTAAATAAGAGTTTACGGATTACAGTGCACTtgtgtatttaagtttattcaTGTATATTCTTAGACAAGTTTATGTATTTCGGTTTATTATGAAGaggattgtgttttctggtttcttggtttttctgctgctttgagtttttcttgtgtctgttttgcttttccctccacaactacgaagcaagttcaacatactcCAGCTatctttgtgtgagctggctcAGTAAACCCTAAACTCACAATCAGAGATGATTGATATCACAATGGTGGTTATGAAGTTTCTTTGTTAACCCAGactttctgcttcaggctctcTGTGTGTCCCCATAAAAGGGAGCATGTGGCgcgtcatttgactctttttctgcACAAAACGGACCGATCGCATGCTGCCTACTCcagtcaggaggaacaggtCATTATAATGGAGagctatgaagaatataaatatattatcacagcaaaaagcaacactgtTGCTGCAACTAAGGCGAGAGAGGAATGCTTGCAGAAAATTTCTTATCGTGTAAAGTCGTTaataaaaaactaatttgtAATTAGTTAATTACACCAATTACACCGTTAATTTTACCACTCAATGCACTCTCTGTGCCTCCCACGTCCAgagctcttaaactttaaactttatgcatcagatttaaacattatgcTCAAGAAGTGTGTTCAGGTCTGACTGAGCTGTAGAGTTCTGGAACAAAGTTCTATGAACTGATGAAACAAAAGTCAACCTCTATCAAAATGATGGAAAGAGGAAAgtgtagagaaaaaaaggaaaagcttGTGACCCAAATTATGCCACGTCATCTGTCAAACATGGTGATGCCTCCGTTATTGTTTGTATATCATTGTTAAGAgataatattgtgatattgtcACATTTTCAGTACTGACCTGTCCATGAGTAAGTTTCACATGACCAGAAGACTGTTCTTGTTCATCCTGTAATAAAGTGTAACAGTGGTGGTGAGCTGTGAGtctgacagaaaaaacacatcattggCAGAGGTAGCAGCTGTACAGCTGGGAATAATTTCACAACAAAGTCAACAAgtgtttgtaaaagaaaaaaaaaattacattttatttttttacattaatcatAACACTAGCACTGTCAACAATGAAAGTTTTGTATACCATAAAATCTTTCTGACAGGACCAAAGACTCTGCAAACTGAAAAGGAACCagaaatcctgcacactgttgTTCACTTGAACTCATTCTATTTAGGTCAAATGTAATAAAGTACAAGTCGCCAACAGTGTGCAACCCTaaaccttattttttttttagggaccgagcccaaaagaCAGACGACTACTGTAAAAAAATGCTATCTCTTCtaagggcgttaatggtatctgCTTCAAattttaatacatgacttatgacactttgctgaaaaaaagttgctaagaactttgtaataactcgaacggtttggattttataagccctgaaagttgtagtgccacgtcacccttacaatgtaaaacaatggggaggcaatctatgggcatgaactttgtgtcaaacagatgcttctgacgtctaaactataagtctgaccactttcaaacctgtatcaatggatttgcaatgaaatttcctactaatatatgatttttaatgttagatttggccaaagtcatgggatttatgaggagatttcacaaaaagcataatctAAAATCCtgctctccaactgctcctggtgatgtcactccctcagtgctgtgaaacattccgcaatacacactcattataaaatcacaggaggagcaagaaaagactttaaaactcacactctaatatctcaaaaacagtaaaagatagaaaatacatgtaaattcaagatttgtaggtcaaagcattgtgactcatttaaagttcaaatgaagtttgtattcaaaactatgtggaagcagtaaatgatcaaaaaggtgtgggttcgctcacactctccattcaaatatatgagtatttttctgtgtccaggtgcagttacttattgtctctacacacctgacagtacacatttcaatcaaactttcaaaataaaagcacaccacacttgtaagaaatatccctcatttttaaaaagcaaaatgatctgatcccaaCGGGCCAGAGTGTGAGGTCCTGACCAACgctgtttgcagctttaattttttattgaaattactcagaaaatgaACTGATAGAACATCTGTGGTTTTAGAGTGGTGAAGGCAGTAAGCAACCTTTATTAGGCAGGATGTGGTTTTCAAAGACAATATAAAGCCTGAATGCAACAGATATTGTTCTTGTGAGAAAGTGTGATATTTACTCTTTTCAGACTTTTGGGTTGGGGTTAACAGCAGTTACCAGTTTACCACtggatgcagaaaaaaaactaccaGGAAAGGATGtcatctctctccttcctgCTTTGCCATATTCattgaattaaacaaaaaaaatgcaaacaattaAAGGTATCCAGACATTCAGCAGGTACAGGGTCAGAATATATGCTGCTAAAAACCACTGGTTTTCCATGTTTTACCCcattaaatacaaattttaTGGACTTTATAGACTTTGGACTTTTATAGACTTTTATAGATTTTATAGACTCATTGTTCATTTCCAAATTAGACAAGACAAGGCAAGgtaaggcaagtttatttgtatagcacatttcaacaacaagttcaaagtgctttacaaagagaataaaaggcatcaaaacagaatataaaagcaataGAAGTAAAACgaacaattaaaaacaatgaaaaagtgttaaatttgaagataaaaagaagctaaaagggaataagacagataaaacaagagaataaaagttacagtgcagtgtaaaatattaaccctcaaatttggttcgataaaaggcagaaaagtcttcagctgtgatttaaaactgagatttgcagcagacctgcagttttctgggagtttgttccagatatgtggagcataaaaattgaacgctgcttctccatgtttagtttttactctggggacagaaagcagacctgtcccagacaaCCTGAGAGGTTTagtggttcataatgtagcagcagatcagagatgtattttggccctaaaccattcagtgctttataaaccaacagcagtatatgtaaaaaggagcaaaatcatttctcattaaaacaatgttttataattttaagATTAAATGCAGGTCTCTTCCTGTCATGACAGTTTTAGAATCATTTTATTAACACAATGTTTACACAGGCTGCATAGCAAAAGCAGCACAGTCACACAATAAagcaacacaatacaatacacaaTCACTGTGGTTACATGCATAAAACAAGGGAAAATACTTGAAAGTTTAAAGTATATGGCTGGCAGTTTTCTATATCTTTCttaatgtcaataaatctcCCAGGTTTGATTCCTAACTGAAGCATGTATGTagcaagcaaagcaaaaaaaaactactactacatatgttttttggacttttttgcTTTCCACTCTTGATTACATGCATATTAAAACACAGGACAGTTGTCAGCGTGCGCGCCACAGTGATGTCTGCATGACGCATATATTCGTTATTTGAGTGCACACGACTCACATTAGTGGAGAAGTAAGGAGTGCACGTGTTCACGATAACAGAACGTTGTTTGTACAGTTTTACTCTTTGATGAAATGGGTTCGATGTagaagagaaaaactgaaactggTGTCAATCCTATTGACGTTAGAATCATACTTCAAAAAAGAGATGTAGTATCTGTAGTATTGATACTTTGGGAACGCAGTCCTGTTACCAGAGCTTCACTAgattgttgtgctacatatcacaacctttGGACTTTGTGCTAAAAGACACTGTTCTGTTATGAGTTACTTTACCTAACTCTGTTAAGGAAAATATCATTTTGTAATTAGATGTATTTGTCATTGTCCATGAATCAAACAGCATTATCAATagctaactttttttttactgggaTGCTGCGGTTAtggttaaaataattattaaaccaagctaaaacattcaaaacttAAAAGACATCTAACTGTGTAAATGAGTGAGAAGATAATAGAAGTACTTGTAAAGTACTTAAGTACTTGGTATATAGTATTTGGCTTATTCACACACGCTAGACatttacttttgcttttttgttagTGTCTCTTTGTTCTAATAGACAATAAGAGTAAAGAGTCCAAACAGCAAAGGGATCACATTCAGTTTGACAGACCAGgctgagttacagaagctgcTTTCACAACATTTTGGTTCATGAAGGAATTGAGAAGGTTTTCTACAGAGGTTTGCAGAGACACAGCCAAAGAGACGAGTTGTGTTGCCTGAGTCATCTCCCACTGTGGATGACAAAATCATTGTTAGACcacagtttttaaagtttttcaaATTGAAGGAGCAGGAAATTGACACTTTAAAAGGCaacaataatgtgttttgagGCACAAAATGATCATGAGGACTCACCAGTCACATTCATGCAGCGGTCCTGCACTCCCACACACTGAAGTGTCTTGTTACACACAGCAGAAGATGGATCATCACAGGTGAAACACTGcaggttgtttttcttctgatcACCAGGGTCTGAAACAGAACAGGACACATGGCAAAAGCTTTTCAAGACGCAAAGTGACAACAGAACTCGTGCCATTTagttattgttctttactgtaaCCAACGTTAGACTGATACTACATGTgaatgtgattttgtgtgtttaaaaaggGAAACCTTTCTCTTTACTTACGAGGAATGTTCCGATAGTTGCAGCCATCTGTGTTGCACACACGAATGAATTTAGTTGTGGCTCCAAAACCAACATTGTGTGAAAGGTTGTGGTCTCCTACACCATAAAGGGAGGACGGCACACACCCCCtatttgtgaaatgtttgaCCTCGCCATTCTTAATTACtgtaaagagaaacacaaatcGAACACTGTaattcaaaaatgtaaaactaaatAAGTGAatgacattaagaaaaaatTGTTTTCAAAACTTTGTACAGATACCTTGTGTGGCAACAATTGCACACAGCTCAGCAGATTTACAGAGTTTGGGGTAACTCTCAGTCCTTGCACTAATCCAACACCAAAGAGCTTCAGCTGcaatttatgaaataaaagaagGTGAGTTGAACAATTAGCATGAATCCTGTTTGTCATATTAACATTGATACAGTATGCAAAGTTAATCTGATGAGAGTCAAATAAATTGTTATCGTTAAAAATTGTTGTCGTTAAATTTGCTTTCTGCAAATGTTTACCAgcaatgttgttgttgtttttttttgtgccacaCAGATCCTATAGGGGGTTAGTGAGTTTGAGAAGTTTAGAGAAagattataattttatttcaatattgaaaatatttttgaaaacaaaaccacataAGCATGTTctgttttcaagtctgtcttggCGTTTATATGATTTAACCAAGTTGATATTTGTAACTTTTTGTAACTTGATAACTTGATGGTACTTTAGTGTTTGTCACTTATACGTATACTAATGTTGTGTTCAATCAAATTCTTTCTATAATTTTTATGTTCCTCTCCTATGACTATAAATTCTGCCAGTTACCAACCTGCATACAGAACCTACAAGCTAGCTGACAGTTATGCAGAACAATGTGGTTTAGATctgattcattcatctctccctcgtcCTTCTCTTGATCTAACAACAtgtgagggaggtgtgtgtggagccaacagtcctctgCAGATCTGCTCTAACTTCCGTTTCACTGTGACTTCAAGAGTGAGTGAGGTTACCTGTGCTGGAGAGTGTCCAGATGAGAGTGAGATACAGGATCAGCTTCATCATAGTGAACCTGTGTTAAAAAAGAGGAAGTTACTGGACACACTTTAATAACAAAGGGACtgtattatttcactttcaaaGCAGCAAAATGAATCCACTTTCTTGCTGTACACAGCTGCAATACACAGTTCAACAAGCTACCAACTCCtccactatatatatatatatatatatatatatatatctgttgACCTTCAGACATAAGTTTGAGATATAGTTTTGAATATCTCAAACTTATGTCTGAAGTTACTGTGAGTCCAGACGAGCGTTTCTCAACAGGGTATTCAGAGAATGTCAGGGGCGTTATCtatatatacagtcaatggtcgAGGGTCACAGGaagcaatatttttgaaagGGGGGCGTTGAGGTGTTCTTGGGGggcgtttgtgtgtgtctgtttttaatattaGTTTAGTCCTACATTTGAATGCATATGTTCACAATTTTATTATTAGACTTCAAGGTTTTCCTATATTTGTTCACAGCACtgtcaagtctattttccttcattttacaTACGTAACTACAGTCAAAttttgtgtattgggctctgagcgcttCGAAAACGcgggtgacctacgctcaacactgCACCcgaacgcctcctgtgtagaaAAACGGAGAGACTGCTGAGGCTCTGCCGCATTTTGATTCAACCCACACACCAGAACAAAACtttggcattgtacgtttctgcaaaccacagatacgttaAATGTCTACGTTTCAATGCTGGCCATTatcagttgaataatgatgGTTAAGGTCTGGCTAGGTTTATGCATAAAAACCACttgggttagggaaagatcgtggtttgggttcaaataaaaaataaaataaaaatgactgcaaATGTCCTGATGTCTCGCTAAAAACATCCGGTCTTGTCGATTGAAACGGGAAGCGGGCTTGGTTTCGAGGTAGTCTCAAACCGcgctctctgctgctgtccaACTTTCTTCCAACAAATTTCCCAACCACCCACCaacccttcctcctcctcctcctcctcctaatatgaaagtcagctcatatagatgtcatgtgaagtacgtcaatttagaaatgttaatatgctacgtattacacatgttgaaacgtagatattcaacgtttctgtggtttgcagaaacgtaaaatgccaacgttttattctggtaACCAGGctgtttgctgtcatttatggtcgtgctagcttctctgtcctctcctctgctctattTGATTTGTGTTTAGCTTAATTTGTAATGTGTATTAAAATTCCTGTTAACTGAGCTACTGGCTGAAACAGCCCCTCCtctcaaccagcagcagagggaagaggaggaggaggaggaggaggaca
Encoded proteins:
- the LOC121899935 gene encoding urokinase plasminogen activator surface receptor-like, whose product is MRETDERRRGCRKDRTPGDSGTSNKSSSDALRSSSRSMIFTHHDEVDLVSHSHLDTLQHGFTMMKLILYLTLIWTLSSTAEALWCWISARTESYPKLCKSAELCAIVATQVIKNGEVKHFTNRGCVPSSLYGVGDHNLSHNVGFGATTKFIRVCNTDGCNYRNIPHPGDQKKNNLQCFTCDDPSSAVCNKTLQCVGVQDRCMNVTVGDDSGNTTRLFGCVSANLCRKPSQFLHEPKCCESSFCNSAWSVKLNVIPLLFGLFTLIVY